The Desulfonauticus submarinus genome has a segment encoding these proteins:
- a CDS encoding Mrp/NBP35 family ATP-binding protein, with the protein MTECSSCNSNSNSNSSSKVTKSIQDEIISSTLAKIKYKIFVMSGKGGVGKSSVATNLAVALAEMGEKVGLLDVDIHGPSVPHLLGLKGLLDVDEHKFIKPKKFNDNLAVVSMECLLTDPDQAVLWRGPMKTSAIRQFVSDVDWGELDFLVIDSPPGTGDEPMTVLKTIPDALCVVVTTPQEVSLADVRKAINFLQYAKANILGIVENMSGLICPYCKKEISLFKKGGGRELASRLGLDFLGAIPLDPATVVAGDLGKPVVLLEEDSFAKSAFLELAKKVKEKAENSLEVLSSIHK; encoded by the coding sequence ATGACAGAGTGCAGTTCTTGTAATTCAAACAGTAATTCCAATAGTAGCTCTAAAGTTACAAAATCTATTCAAGATGAGATTATTTCTTCTACCTTAGCTAAAATAAAATATAAAATTTTTGTGATGAGTGGAAAAGGTGGGGTTGGAAAGAGCTCAGTTGCTACAAATTTAGCTGTTGCTTTAGCTGAAATGGGAGAAAAAGTAGGCCTTTTGGATGTTGATATTCATGGGCCAAGTGTTCCTCACTTACTGGGGTTAAAAGGACTTTTAGATGTTGATGAACATAAATTCATAAAACCTAAAAAATTTAATGATAACTTAGCAGTAGTTTCAATGGAGTGTTTACTTACAGATCCAGATCAAGCAGTACTGTGGCGTGGACCAATGAAGACTTCTGCTATTAGACAATTTGTTTCAGATGTAGATTGGGGCGAGCTGGATTTTTTGGTCATAGACTCTCCTCCTGGCACGGGTGATGAGCCAATGACTGTTTTAAAGACTATTCCAGATGCGCTTTGTGTAGTAGTAACAACCCCTCAAGAGGTATCATTGGCAGATGTACGTAAAGCGATTAATTTTCTTCAATATGCTAAGGCCAATATTTTGGGTATCGTAGAGAATATGAGTGGCCTTATTTGTCCTTACTGTAAAAAAGAAATTTCTTTATTTAAGAAGGGCGGGGGCAGAGAACTTGCTTCTAGATTAGGATTAGATTTTTTGGGTGCTATACCTTTAGATCCTGCCACTGTGGTGGCTGGGGACTTAGGAAAACCAGTGGTTTTGTTAGAAGAAGATTCTTTTGCTAAGAGTGCTTTTTTAGAGTTGGCAAAAAAAGTTAAAGAAAAAGCAGAAAATAGTTTAGAGGTGCTTTCAAGTATACATAAATAA
- a CDS encoding GTP-binding protein — MGKAKFERKKPHVNIGTIGHIDHGKTTLTAAITKILAMKGEAEYIPFDEIDKAPEERERGITIATAHVEYETDKRHYAHVDCPGHADYIKNMITGAAQMDGAILVVAATDGPMPQT; from the coding sequence ATGGGCAAGGCAAAGTTTGAGCGGAAGAAGCCGCATGTAAATATTGGTACGATAGGTCATATAGATCATGGTAAGACGACGTTGACGGCTGCGATAACGAAGATATTAGCGATGAAGGGTGAGGCGGAGTATATTCCGTTTGATGAGATAGACAAGGCTCCTGAGGAGCGAGAGAGGGGTATAACGATAGCGACAGCGCATGTTGAGTATGAGACGGACAAGCGTCATTATGCGCATGTAGATTGTCCTGGGCATGCTGATTATATTAAGAATATGATAACGGGAGCAGCTCAGATGGATGGGGCGATATTGGTGGTAGCGGCTACAGATGGTCCTATGCCTCAGACAAG
- a CDS encoding YqaA family protein — protein sequence MVRAKIFSKFWEVAKSKGALQTLIFVSITESIFFPIPPDVLLIPMGLAKREKAFFYAGICLIGSIVGGIIGYYLGYFFMDSIGQSLIRFYGLGDKYLYLQHLYLKYEFWAVGIAGLTPVPYKLCTLTAGAFKIPILSFTLVSLFSRGVRFYTISALIFWQGEKARNFLEKRFNWVMSLTVGLLILGFIALKWF from the coding sequence GTGGTAAGAGCAAAGATATTCTCTAAATTTTGGGAAGTTGCAAAAAGTAAAGGTGCATTGCAGACACTTATATTTGTTTCTATTACTGAATCAATTTTTTTTCCTATTCCTCCAGATGTTCTTTTAATTCCAATGGGCCTAGCAAAAAGGGAGAAGGCTTTTTTTTATGCAGGAATATGTCTTATAGGATCTATTGTAGGAGGGATTATTGGTTATTATTTAGGCTATTTTTTTATGGATAGCATAGGGCAAAGTTTAATTAGATTTTATGGACTAGGAGACAAGTATCTTTATCTCCAACATCTTTATCTTAAATACGAATTTTGGGCAGTTGGTATTGCTGGGCTTACTCCTGTGCCTTATAAATTATGTACTCTTACTGCAGGTGCCTTTAAAATACCTATTTTGTCCTTTACTTTGGTTTCTTTGTTCAGTAGAGGTGTACGGTTTTATACCATTAGTGCTCTTATTTTTTGGCAAGGAGAAAAGGCAAGAAATTTTCTAGAAAAGAGATTTAATTGGGTAATGAGCTTGACTGTAGGATTGTTGATATTAGGTTTTATAGCATTAAAATGGTTTTAA